From the Debaryomyces hansenii CBS767 chromosome F complete sequence genome, the window taAACGTTCCacttgatgaaattatGAAACAATTAGGGGAAGAACATCCTTTGATAAGTACGAAGAGACCTAGAGCAAAAAAAAGACGTTCCATAGCGATATGCGCTGCTGTATTAACGTTGATAGCATTCGGGTTCATTAGGTTTGTGCCCAAGGATATATTAGCTGGAGGGTGGTATGAAGGCGAGAAGGATGGTTTAAGTGCtttagataatgaagaagtgAGAGACATGCAAACAGATGGAACAACGTTTGAATTAAAGCATATATTTCACCGGGGAACGGGATCACATAATTATATGGTTCATCGCAGGTTGGATGTAACTAAGGAGTATCTAGAGGCTCATAGCGAGGAATTAGAGGAGTTGACAACTATGCAGACATCAGAGGTAGACGAGAGTAATTTACAAGACGTTTACGACGCATATGACTGGCCCCAGGCGCACACGGGCAAGAATCCGTGGACAATCAAGCTCCAGATCAGACAGTCGCCTACTAACGGAGTAGTGAAGAGGTTGAAGGAGCGTCATACACCCAACTTTTTGGACTCGTATTTGGCATATGCATTATCTGTGAAGGGCAATCCGGCGCTTCTCAACAAGATTGAGCTCGAATGGGAGGACGAGCACGAAATACCGATTCCCGACGTCAAGGACCGGGATACAGTGGTGTCTTTGGCGACGATTTCGTCGAACGCATATGTGAAGTTCCCCAAGGACgacaaagaaaagaagagacTGGATTGGATCGATGTGGGCGATCCGTGGGTGCCCGATGAAAATCACACCGACATCAACTTTGGATGGGCTGACGACGGGCTCCGTGGACACGTATTTGTGAGCACCGACAACAAGACAGTCGTGATAGGAATCAAGGGTACGTCGGGAGCAGGGCTTATTGGCACGGGACCCGAAGAAACCACTGCCAATGATAAGTTGAACGATAACCTACTTTTTCTGTGCTGCTGTGCTCGCGTGGGCTATATGTGGACCACCGTGTGTGACTGCTACCAGAAGGCATACACCTGCGACCAAGACTGTCTCGAGAAGGAGCTCATGCGCCAGGACCGTTACTACCAGGCGACACTCGACTTGTACCGCAATGTATCCCAGCTCTACGACCCTCTGACCACCAACATCTGGGTTACAGGGCATTCGCTTGGGGGTGCATTAGCGTCGCTTGTGGGCAGAACATACGGGCTACCAGCCGTGGCATTCGAGGCACCCGGTGAAATGCTAGCCACCCGTCGACTCCATCTCCCTCAACCCCCAGGGCTCCCCAAGCACTTGGAAAACATCTGGCATTTTGGGAACACGGCCGATCCTATATACATGGGTGTTTGCAATGGTGTCTCCAGCTCGTGCAATGTAGCCGGGTATGCGATGGAAACTGCCTGTCACACGGCTCACCAATGCGTGTACGATGTCGTGACAGACATGGGATGGAGGGTTAACCTTCTCAACCACCGCATCCACACCGTTATCGACGACATTATCCTCGCGTACAACGACACGCCTCCATGTGTCCAGCAGCCTCCGTGTCGAGACTGCTTCAACTGGCGATTCACCTCGTCCGACGACAACAAGAATGATGAACCGCCGTTGCCCAACCCGTTGCACCCAAAACCACCTTCCACGGTACGTTCTTCGAATATGCCCCACGAACAATCGCCTAATGCATCTCGCTCACTTAGTAGTTTATGTACAGAGCCTTCCTGCACATCCTCCTTCCAATCAGTGTCGCCGTCATTCTCGAGCCAGCTTCCAAGTCATCCCTCGCAAAATCCTCAACGATGCTTGCGTAGAACATGGTACGGTCGTTGTTCCAAATGGGGGCACAACAGCGCAGCCCATCATGTATCTAGCATATAGACCAAAGATACAATAGGAATATGCGGATTCCATGTGCCGCATCATTATCTTATTGCAGGCGTAGAAGAAACTTCTGTCCCaatatgaaataaataGCAAGGATAGCATTTTGAAATAGGAAAAACATAAACAAACAACCTTCTTGGACCGGATTCAGCTCTATTTGTAGTTACCAAATTCACTAAATGGGTAATTCATTTGTATTGCGTAAG encodes:
- a CDS encoding DEHA2F12364p (weakly similar to uniprot|P25641 Saccharomyces cerevisiae YCR068W ATG15 Lipase required for intravacuolar lysis of autophagic bodies), with translation MKQLGEEHPLISTKRPRAKKRRSIAICAAVLTLIAFGFIRFVPKDILAGGWYEGEKDGLSALDNEEVRDMQTDGTTFELKHIFHRGTGSHNYMVHRRLDVTKEYLEAHSEELEELTTMQTSEVDESNLQDVYDAYDWPQAHTGKNPWTIKLQIRQSPTNGVVKRLKERHTPNFLDSYLAYALSVKGNPALLNKIELEWEDEHEIPIPDVKDRDTVVSLATISSNAYVKFPKDDKEKKRSDWIDVGDPWVPDENHTDINFGWADDGLRGHVFVSTDNKTVVIGIKGTSGAGLIGTGPEETTANDKLNDNLLFSCCCARVGYMWTTVCDCYQKAYTCDQDCLEKELMRQDRYYQATLDLYRNVSQLYDPSTTNIWVTGHSLGGALASLVGRTYGLPAVAFEAPGEMLATRRLHLPQPPGLPKHLENIWHFGNTADPIYMGVCNGVSSSCNVAGYAMETACHTAHQCVYDVVTDMGWRVNLLNHRIHTVIDDIILAYNDTPPCVQQPPCRDCFNWRFTSSDDNKNDEPPLPNPLHPKPPSTVRSSNMPHEQSPNASRSLSSLCTEPSCTSSFQSVSPSFSSQLPSHPSQNPQRCLRRTWYGRCSKWGHNSAAHHVSSI